In Gracilibacillus salitolerans, the sequence TTCGCAGGCCAAGAAATTCTAATTATGTAATTGTGGGATCAGGATGGTCAGTCACAAAACCGCCTCGGCCGGACATGGGGTGTTGACCATTCAACCGTTTCGAAAACGGTACGAAGGTTGGAAGAACTTCTATCGCCCCTTGGGAAGCCTATCTCGAGGGGCATTATGCCATTAACGGGCGCAATTCATTACGCCTTTGTTCCGTTAAAGGGGGCTTTCCTTTAGTAATAAAATTAATTTAATGGAAGGAGAGATAACAAATTTGAAGTATAGTGTAAGGTCCTTTATAAGGACGGAAATTGAAAATTGTGTTGATTTGTACATTAAGGTTTTTAACTCCCAGCCCTGGAATGAAGAATGGTCGTACGATATTGCAAAGGAGAGACTTACTGATTTGTACAACACACCTAAGTTTTTAGGACTAACATTATATCGGGGGAGGGAATTGGTAGGGTTCATTGGTGGTAACAAGAAGCGAACACCCCAAGGTATTGTATTTTATATTGCTGAATTGTGTATTAACAATGACATACAAGGAAAAGGATTGGGCTCATTGCTTTTAGAGTCTCTAGAAGAACAACTTCAAGAGAATAAGGTTTCAAGTATTTATTTGATTACTTCTAACGGTGGACTTGCAGAGCGTTTTTACATAAAGAAGGATTACGAAATGAATGAGAATAGAATTATTATGAAGAAGACTTTTAATTAATTATTCCGATGCCACTAGTTACATTCAGGTTCGAAATATCTCGGTTTCAAGTCTTCAAGTATCGGGTGGCAAGAGTTCAACAAGGCGATCATCAAAATGATCGTCTTTTTTCATGGCTTAAATTTAAAATGAAATGTTGGAATATTATGTTAAAATGGTGTGAGAAGATTGCGCTAAACCAGCTAATAGTTTGTCAACATTTTTCAATGAAAAACTAAAAATTAATGTGTTATACTAAATTTGCGCATGCCAAATAACCTTCCTTCATTACCGTAATGGAAGGTTTTGTATTATTTAGTTAGATATAGTTTTTAAGCTATATCTTGGAAAGTCGTTTTGTTTTTTAATAAAGCATAAATCCAATGTAAGAGCTTATTTACACAAGCAATAACTGCTACTCTAAAGGGTTTCCCTTCGCTACGCTTTTTGTCGTAAAACTCTCTCATTTTCTTATTTCGAGGGATTATTTTATCACTAGTTTTCTTTTTACGTTTGTCACGGATGGCACAACGTATAGCTAGATATAAGGCATGGCGTAGACGACTAGAGCCTCTTTTAGTGATCCGGTTGATACTAGCTGTGAATCTACCTGATTCAAAAACGCTAGGATCAACTCCGGCAAAAGCCACAAGCTTTTTTGGGTGATTGAATCGATCTATTTCCCCAATCTCAGAAAGGATCGTGGCAGCGATCTTTTCTCCAATGCCAGGGATAGATTTGATAATCTTATATTCTTCAATTCCTTTAGCTAGGGTATCTATCTCAGCTTCCAACTTTGATAGATGCTCTTTAAATTGAAGAAGCATATCAATATACATTCCCATGCTTAACAGGTGACTTTGGTACAACGTCTTTTTAAATGGATTACGAGCTGCAGCTGTTTTAAGTTTTTGTGCTTTTTCATAAGCCCATTTTTTAGAACGACTCGTACATAAATCAGCTATACGATTTGTTAGTTTATCTTCGCTAGTCTTCAAGATATCTTCCGATGCCTTATATTCTTGGAGAATCCGTAAAGAAACATAAGAATATAACTCTCCAAAAACCCCTCTATACTCAGGAAATACTTGTTCCAACACAGCCTGAAACTGTAGCTTTGTTTGAATAAAATTCCCTGTAATGTTCTCATGTTGCCGTGTTAGATTACGAAGGTTTAAGAGTCGAACCCCGCGTCTTTTATATGGCTCTAGGTCTTCCTTATAGTAAAGCTCGCAAAGAAGATAAGCATCTACTGCATCAGTTTTAACCTTTCGTAAACTAGAACTTTTCGCTCTATATGAGATCAATGGATTAACTATAATCAATAAATAATGATGATCCTCCAAAAATTGAACAACAGAAGCATGATAATGTCCCGTAGCTTCTAAAACAATTGCTGGATTCTGTCCCGTAATTTCCTTCAAGTACTTTAAAAATTCATGAAGAATTGCTAATCCATCACTAGTGTGTTCCACTTTAAAACTCTTACGATATGGCTTTTTCTTGTCCAAAAATGCTTGGACCTGACTTTCCCCTTTAGAAACATCCAGACCAACGACTGGATTCATACAAAATCTCCTCCTCGAAAATATATTTGCCGGTGCCCCTAATCCTTCTTGTAATATCATAGCTTCGCTTGTTAAACGGGATCCAGGGTCCCAACCAGCTCAATCATGTTTTTACAAGTAGGGGGTGAACTGTTTAGCTGACGGGGTCAATGCCCCACGGGCAGTTACGTTCTACCCCGGCTACTGTTATAATAAAACCATATAAAAAATGGTCAACCAGAAAAATCTGGTTAACCTTATATTACGAACGGGCAGGTTAATTGTGCGAAATGTTCCTAGCTTAAATGGAGGATGGTCACATTTCTCTGGTAAAGGCTTGGCAATTCCTTGTGGAATTGAAGGATTATATCGAAGAATCAAATGAAGAGGTAACGCTCGGAAGGGTTCTCTCTTAGCCGATTAGCACTAAGTTTAGTAAGAAAGATTGTGTTAAAAGCTCGGTGAAAAGGCGTTAGAATTTACCGTAACAGTGAACTTTAGCTGACGAAAGTCAACTCGATGGAGCGGTGTAAATCATGATGCTTGAGTTGAATGAATATGGTGAGTATGCAAATAAACCTAAAAGAAAAAGGTTACGCTGACAAACTTCTGAATGTACAGGTCTAGACCTGCAATACATAGAAATGTGTATATCACTAAATGTGAGGTTAACTGTGGTTGAGTAAGACTAACTAATATGAAAATCCATGATACGTTACAGGCGTATGAAAGTTGACAGGCTTAAAGGAAGCACCTAAGTCCATTCTAAAATAGATATAATTCAACGTTGTAAGCTGATAACGTGGAGGGCTTACTCCTTATGAAACGTTGGAAAGGAAAGCAATAATGACAATAGTTATTGTATAACTTCTCTTTATATCAGTGAAAGTGGTGGCACAGTACCAATGAAGTGTCTAATCAACACAGAGGGATAGCCACTAGACTAATGAAGAATCATTCAACCATGCAAGGCAGATCTTTATCGGTTAATAAGGTTCTCGTGAGACTAAAAGAGGTTTAACTCCGAAAGGGGTAGCCGACTTATTGAAACGGAAGAAACTGAGGCATAACGAGTATTACAACCTACAAGAGTGTTTCGACACTCTTTATGCTCGTAGTTCCAATGGTGAAAAGTTTTATGGATTAATAGAATTGATGAGTTCTAATGAAAATATACGTCTTGCCTATCGAAATATCAAAAGAAACACTGGAAGTAAAACGGCAGGCACAAATAAATTAACAATTAAAGATATTAGTCACTTGTCAGTGGAAGATGTAATAGTAAAGGTTCAAGAGATGGTTCAATCATATGAACCACAAAAAGTTAGACGTGTTTTGATTCCAAAAGCGAATGGTAAGACTCGACCTCTAGGCATTCCAACCATCTGGGATAGGATTTTTCAACAGTGCATTCTGCAAGTATTAGAACCTATTTGTGAAGCAAAGTTTCACAAGCATAGCTATGGATTCAGACCAAATAGAAACACCCATCATGCGAAAGCAAGATTTGAATTTCTAATCAATCAATCTGGGCTTCACCATTGTATTGATGTTGATATTAAAGGCTTCTTTGATAATGTTAATCATAGTAAACTCTTAAAACAAATTTGGTCTTTAGGCATAAGAGATAGGTCATTAATCGCCATTATTTCAAAACTATTAAAAGCTGAAATTCATGGTGAAGGTGTACCATCTAAAGGAACACCGCAAGGTGGCATCCTCTCTCCACTACTGTCAAACATCGTTTTAAATGAACTTGATTGGTGGATAAGTAATCAATGGGAAACCTT encodes:
- a CDS encoding GNAT family N-acetyltransferase — encoded protein: MEGEITNLKYSVRSFIRTEIENCVDLYIKVFNSQPWNEEWSYDIAKERLTDLYNTPKFLGLTLYRGRELVGFIGGNKKRTPQGIVFYIAELCINNDIQGKGLGSLLLESLEEQLQENKVSSIYLITSNGGLAERFYIKKDYEMNENRIIMKKTFN
- a CDS encoding IS110 family RNA-guided transposase gives rise to the protein MNPVVGLDVSKGESQVQAFLDKKKPYRKSFKVEHTSDGLAILHEFLKYLKEITGQNPAIVLEATGHYHASVVQFLEDHHYLLIIVNPLISYRAKSSSLRKVKTDAVDAYLLCELYYKEDLEPYKRRGVRLLNLRNLTRQHENITGNFIQTKLQFQAVLEQVFPEYRGVFGELYSYVSLRILQEYKASEDILKTSEDKLTNRIADLCTSRSKKWAYEKAQKLKTAAARNPFKKTLYQSHLLSMGMYIDMLLQFKEHLSKLEAEIDTLAKGIEEYKIIKSIPGIGEKIAATILSEIGEIDRFNHPKKLVAFAGVDPSVFESGRFTASINRITKRGSSRLRHALYLAIRCAIRDKRKKKTSDKIIPRNKKMREFYDKKRSEGKPFRVAVIACVNKLLHWIYALLKNKTTFQDIA